The Lysobacterales bacterium region GGACAGAGCTGGTTGCGAGGCAGGCCATCTCCTGCCGCCTCGGCGAAGTGCTGCTTTCCGAAATGCACGCGCGGGGTTTCCCCGAGTCCGACATCGTGGGAGCTCGAAACCGATTTGCAGCGTGCTGTCTTGCGTCATCCGCTGGAAAGCCGAGTTCAGGAGACACTTCCATCTGCCCGACCAATGAAGGTGAGTCCGGGTCGATCGACGTGATCGAAACCGACTGGCGTTCCGCGGGCTCTTCCGTACTCGATATGCCCTGTCCGCTGCAGACTCCTCCCGAAGCGCTGACCACCAGCTGTGGCGCCAAGGCCGGTGCGCCCACGTGTGAAACGCCCAAGCCACCGGCCGTTTATCTGGCTGCCGCGCTGCCCTGGTCCCTGCAGATGGCGGTCGAGTACCGTTGGGGCCTTGAGCACACCGATGCGCTGAGTCTGGTGCTGTGCCTGCTGGTGCTGATCGTTCTCTCGGTGCTGACGGCGTTTCTGACCGGCGCCAACACCTACTCCCTGCAGGCGATGTACGCCAATCGACTGGTACGCGCCTATTTGGGCGCATCCAACTTCGGTCGTCGCGAGGTCGACCCGCAGCTGCGCTTCGATGACAGCGACGACATGCCCTTGAGTCACCTCCGTGGCGCAAGGCCGAAGCTGGTGATCAACGCCGCACTGAACCACACGCAGGCCGAGGCGCACGTTCTGGCCTGGCAGCAGCGCAAGGCCTCCTCATTCACCTTTGATCCAAACGCGGCCGAATTCGAAGCTCTCGCGCCGGCTACGCTCGGACAGGCGATCAGCATCAGCGGTGCAGCGGTGTCGCCGAGCATGGGTTACCACTCCTCGCCGGCGGTGTCCGCGGTACTCGCGCTGTTCAATCTGCGGCTGGGACGCTGGGTGCCCAGGCCCCATGCTCCTGAAACGTCGGAGCACGAGAATTGGTGGCGCCGTTTCAAGGGCGTGTTGCGATGCTTGATCGACCCGTGGTGCCTGCTCCTGAAGGAGTTCCTGTCGAAGGTCGGAAGCCGCGGGAGGTTCATCTACCTCTCCGACGGCGGACACTTCGAGAACCTGGGCATCTACAGCATGCTGCAGCGCAGATGCCGCTACATTCTCGCCGTGGATGCCGGCGCCGATCTTGGATACGAATTTGCTGACCTCGACAACCTGATCCGCAAGGCGCGGGTGGATCTCGGGGTGGAGATCGAGATCAGCAATGCAGAGAACTGCATCCAGTGGATCCGCGAAGGCCGCCTGCGCTACCTGCACGTGCGCATCCGCTATCCGAAGGACTCTGATCCAGCGCGTGTCGGACCGAGCGAGGGCGAGCTGGTGCTGCTGAAGCCGGTGCTGTGTGGTGACGAGCCTTTCGACGTCCGCCGCTACGCCGAGACGGTGGCCAAACGCAGCTCGCGCTTTCCACAGCAGTCGACGGCGGACCAGTTCTTCGACGAGTCCCAGTTCGAGTCCTACCGCATTCTCGGGCGGCATACAGTGCAGAAAGTGTTCGGCGCGGATGGCGATTGGCCGTCTAGCCCAGTGCGGCCGGTGGGCGGGCCCTATGCGCCGCTGGCGACCCGGCAGTCCGAGATAGGTATGGGCGGGGCGGCCACGGGTTCGGGAGGGGCGGGCCTGTTCAGTGGTGCGATGGATGCCGTCAACTCGCTGGGCTCGGTGGGGCAGGCGGCGGTGCTCGCATCCGCGATTGGCGTGGTTGGTGTGACCGGTATGGTGACCTTGCAGAACACAACGCTGTCGATTGATCAGGCAAGCCTGGAGCAGCTGCGCGATGTTCGCATGAGGCTCGATGAGGAAAGCGTGCGGCAACTTCAAAACTTGAACTGGAAGGTTGATCTCAACGAGGGCGCCAAAGTCAGTCTGGGCGCCTCGGGCTTCGGCGCTGAGCTGACAGAACAGCTCAAGAAAGTCCGCTGGGCGGAAGTGTTGGCGCCTCAAGAATGGAAAGATCTTCGAGAGGCGCTGCGTGCGGTGGTGAACGAAATCACGCTGAAGGTCCAGGCCGCAGACGATCTGCCTTTGCCAGTGAGGTTGACCAACCCTGGCACCGCAAGTGTCGATCCGCAATTGCTTGAGAGACTCCAAGCCATTACGAATGCCTTGATCGAAGCCGCGACTTCGGTGGACACATCCACGCGAAACCTAGATGAGGCGCTGGAGCAGTTGCACTTGGCCGTGGATGAACTCATGCGTGCTGTTGAAGCCGGGAACCCGGTTCAGATTCTGGGGACGCTCCGGCAGATCAATACGGCCCTGAGCGGAATCGAATCGAGGGTCGAGGAAATTTCCCCCCGCAACACCGTGAGGGCGACCCGATGAGCGCTTCACCGGCAAACGCGCTGAGGCTCCTGATCTTGCTGGCCGCCTGCTGCCTGGTTGGATGCCAGACCACGCGCGGGGCCTGGTACTTCCAGAGAGAGCCAGGCGGCAGCCTCATACCAAGAGAATGCGACCCGCACACGCGCGCCTGCCTCTATCTGAGCGTATTGAACGACACTCGTAGGTCACTGCCGGTACAGGAGATTCGGGTGTACTCAAGCCCGCCCTCCAAGATTCCGCTTGCGAGCAGGGGGCTGGAGTTGTGGTCGTGCGAGTCCAATGCCGCTTCGGCGAAGTTCGAGCTTGAGCCGGCTCAGTTGGTTGTGGTGGCCCTGCCCCATACCGGCGCGGCATCTTGCAGGATTCCCATGCACGCCGAGCTGCTTGACGGGCAGGGGACAAGGCTCGCGGGCGTGACCATCGACTCGAACCAGCCGGACTCCATCCCCGGGTCCTGGTTGGCCTGTCATCGGGTGAACCACATGCCCTCTGAGGAGGCGCAATTCACCCCTGACTGTGACCGTCAGCAGCCCTCGGAAGACTTCGCGGACGGTCTTGAGGCCAAGTGTCTCCCGATGCCATTCGCGTGCCGCATCAGCCATGAGCTGAAGTCCCGTTGAATCTCGCCAGCGCGCAGCGCAACTGGCGGCAACCGTGTGCGTACCTCGTCGCGCTTGAACCCCCGATGCGCGATGAGGGCAGGGAGAAGACCGTACACGGCGCTGCCGCGACTCGATAGTGACGGCGAACGCCTGGCGTGGACCCTTGCGCCTTAACTCCTCCGTCGGGCTTGGCGCCGCAGTCGCCCTATGCTTGCAGTTCGCTGGTTGGCCCCCACGGCTCGCTGTTCGAGACCGCTGCCCGCATGCGCAGCACGCACTCGACCCGCTGCTGCAGCGCTACCGCGCGATCCATGCCTGCCGTCAGCTCTGCGGAACTGCCTGCGCGTTCGCGCGACCAAATCGTGCGGATCAGCTTTGTGTCCGCGACGAAGTGCGCGCGCCAGCGGGACTGTGCGCGCTTCAGCTGGGCCTGTTCATCCGCGGAACGCGAGGCCGATAGCGCGTCCTGCGCTCGCTCAAGCGCGCTCTCGAGACGCGCGAGTAAGGCGTCGATCCCGGTGAAGGCGCTGCCGTCCGCCGCTCCCGCAACGGCCTGCTCATTGGCCGCAGCGCGCGAGCGGAACTCGCCGATGTGATCGGGGGCATCGGGGCTGTCGACTGCGCCAAGGGGCGATGCGCATGCAAGCGGGGTCAACAGAGGCAGGATTCGTATCGCGAGCGCGATGGCTGTGCGCACCTGCGCACCCGTTGATGTGGCAATCGCCGCGCGGCCGATTCCCTTCGGCCGCGCGGGCTCTCATTTCAGCGTCACCAGCTGCTTCAGCACGCCGTCCAGGCCGCCGAACACGGTGAGTTTGTCGATCTTATCGGTGATCTTCTCCAGCGCCTCCAGCTCCTTTAGGCGCATCAGCACCGGGCTTTCCTTCATCAGCTTGGCGCTGTTGAGCAGCGAGCGCGTGGCGTTCGCTTCCTCACGGCGGCGGATCACGTTGGCCTGGGCCGCCTTCTCTGCCTGCACCACGCTGTTCAAGATCTCCTTCATGTCGCCCGGCAGGATCACGTCCTTGACGCCGACGCCCAGCACTTCCAGCCCCAGCGCCGCCACGCGAGCACGCACGTAGCCGAAGATGTCGGCATCCAGCGAGGCCTTGTCGCCGAGCAGTTCGTCCAGCGACTTCGACGACACCGCCTGACGCAGGCCGAACTGCAGCTCGCGATAGAGGAAATCCGCGTACTTGGCGACCTTGGTGCGCGCCGCCACCGGGTCGGTGACGCGCACGCTCGCACCCAGGTTCACCCGCAGCGAGACCTTGTCGCGGGTCAGCAGCTCCTGGCCGCTGACCTCAACGGCCTGCACGCGCAGGTCGATGACTTCAGCCACCACGTTCTTCTGCAGGTTCCAGAAGGACGCAGCGCCGGGCGAGAGCACCCGCGCGAGCTTGCCGTCGACGAACAGCAGGCCGGCGTGCTCGCTGGGCACGGTCACCGACACGGCGACCTTGTCGAGCAGGCCGATCTGACGCAGACGCTGCGCGGTGGCCACATCGATCTCGCTCGATTCGGCCACGGCGATGCGCTGCACCTCAATCGGCACCAGGCCCTTCCAGTAGAGCTTGCGCGTGCCCGGCTGCAGCACGTCCTGCAGCTTGCCGTGCTTGAGCACGAGGCCCAGCTCCTGGCTGCCGATGTCGGCGAGCAGGAAGGTTTCGCTCACGCGCTCGCCCAGGGCAGCGATGAGGGTGTCGACATCCTTGCCGGCGTACTCCGGCTGGGTGATGTCGAACAGGCGCACTTCGACTTCATCGAACCAGGCGCGCAGGCGGTGCACGCCGGGGCCCAGCACGCGCTCGAAGCGACGGTTGCGGTAAACGAGGCCGCGCTCGGCGTCGCCGATCACGACCTTGCGGATCATCAGCATTGCGGTCTCCTTTACTTCCAATCGGCTCGACGATGGACACACAGAGCCCAAGGCCGCGGCGAGCCGATGCGCGGCGAGGGCAGGGGTTGATGCAGCGTTGGTCATCTCCGCTCTGCACGACTGTTCTTGAGGAAACGCAGATCTATCCGGCTGCGCTTCCCGTAGGAGCCTGCTTGCAGGCGACCGCAGCCTGTGTCCTGCACAAGGTCTGCAGGGTCGCGAGCAAGCTCGCTCCTACAAACAGCCGGCTGCGCGAGGGCGAAGACGCATCGAATCGCAAGCGTTCGACGTGTGGAGGAGCCGAAGCCCAGGCCATGTGGAGGAACAGGGCGCGCGGCGCTCAGGCCGCGACGCCCGGAAAAGAAGGGTTCGCCCCGCCGTCCTCAGGACGGAGAGCCGGTGCGCGCGTGCAGGCGGCGTGGCGTGGGTGTCGCGCTCTCCGAAGCGGCAGAGCGGCGATCCCTGCGCGGGCCGGCCGCTGGCGCGGGCGGGGTCCCGGTCACGTGGACGTTGCCGAATGGTGTCTCTTGAACGCTTGGCCGAAGCCGCGTGTTCGCGAGCCGCCAGGCGGCGCGGGGCGAAGCCCGTGGGGCGCAAGGCCCCGGGTGTTGCTGGAGGTCACTGGAGCGGGAGTCGAACCCGCGACACTCGGATTCATGGTCCGATGCTCTACCCGACTGAGCTATCCATGGAGTCGGCGTACGGGACTCGAACCCGCGACCTTCGGACCACAGGGTCCGACGCTCTCACCACTGAGCTAACGCCGCCGTCGCGAAGCCTCCTGCAGCCGGCCCGAGGCATACGCCACGGCAGCGCCGCGCGCACCGGACGGGCTTGGGAACCCGTACCGCTACGAACCGGTGAAAGAGGCTTCGCATTGCCGCCGGGCTACAGCGGCAATTTCTGCGGGCGCTGTGGCCCGCTGCCGGCCTGCTTGAGCGGTGCAGGCCCGCGTCTGTGCTGGTGCTCCTTGAGCGATGGCGAACGCTGAAAACAAAACGCCCCCGGGTGGGAACCCGAGGGCGTTCGCATCGCCTCGGGGAGATCGGGGTCGCCGATCTCCCGAGTGCGGAAGATCAGCCGGTGGTATCGATGCCGCGGTGGCCGATCGACCACGGTCGCAGCACGCGCGCGCAGGCGCTGAAGCCGAAGGGCTTCGCGTGCGGCTGGCGTGGCGGGAGGGCGATGCGGTTCATGTCTGGCTCTGCTCTGGAACAATGCGGCGCGTGCCGTGAGGTCGCGCACGATACGCTCGTTTTGCGCGCTGTCAAGCCCCGCTGCGCGTTTTGCGAAGCGATCCGCGCGCGCATCCCGCGTGTGCCGCGCAGCGCGCGGCCGACAGACACGCGCGACGAGAGGCGAGTGGCATGGCCACGCGTGCGCCGTCGTGGATCCAGAACGCAAGCGCGCCGCTGCGGTGCTGCGCGAACGTCCGCACCGGGCCTGTGGTGCCCGTCGGGCGCTGCCTGGCCACGTCAGACGAGCGCGTGCGGGACCCCGCGATAGTTCGGCAGTCGATGCGACGTATCTGCAGACAGCCGCGCCAGGAGACCCACGCCATGCCTCGCCCACTGCATCGATCCGCCTTCGTCACTGCACTGCTCCTCTCCACGGCCAGCGCGGCCACGGCGCAGTTGCTCAGCCTGGACACGAACTTCGGCGCAGGCGGCACGACGGTGATGAGTTTTCCCAGTGGCTGGTGGACCGACTGGGACGACCGCGACGCCCATCTCATCAACCAGGGCGGCGCGTTTTCGAACAGCTGGGTGGTCGCCGGCAGCCACCGCACGCTGATCGGCTCGAACCTCTTCCATCGCCGCGGCTGGGGCTTTTTCTCCGACAGCCTGAGCGCGGGTACGGTCAGTGGCGCGGCCAGTGAGGCCGGCCCGCCCTTGAGCACCGGCGGCATCGTGCAGAACGGCAGCGAAGTGAGCTTCATCGGCACGGGCGCACCGACGGCCTCGCTCGACTCGGTGGACGTGCGGCGCACCAGCGTCGACCCCTTTGCGATTTCGTCCTCGTGCGCGGGCGGCTTCCAGGCCAGCTTCAGCTACGGCCCGAATCAGCGCGACGAAGTGCGTGGCGCGGCGGCGCGCAGCAACGGCCGCATGCTGGCCGTGGGCAGCACGCGTCTGGCCGATGGCCAGAGCCGCGGCCTGATCGCCGCCATCAACTTCGACTGCTCGCGCGACAGCGGTTTCGGCAGCAATGGCGCGGTGCTGCTCGACGTGAATCCCTTCGTGATCGCGCCGCCGCCGCGACGGGTGCGCGTCAACGCTGTCGCCAGCTACACCAACGGCAACGGACAGGAGCGCATCGTGGTCGCTGGCGGCGTGCGCTATGGGCTTGCCGACACCTCGCCCGGCGCCTGCTTCCTCGCCGTGCTGACGCCGAGCGGTGCGCTCGATGCGAGCTTCGATGGCGATGGCCTGCGCCTGTTCGATGCACAGGCGCCGTCCGCGCCCGGCCCGACCGTCTGTGATTTCCACACCGTGCTGCCCCTCGACGATGCCAGCGGCCGTGGCTTTGTCACCATCGCCGACTGGCGGCGCGACAACAGCAGCGAGTCCGGCCACCACCTGCTGCGTTGGACCGAGTCGGGGGCGTCTTTGCCGGGCTTCAACGGCGCCAATGTGTCCTCGGTGAACGAACACGGCCCGAGCGCGCTCGGACGCCGTGAGGATGGCCTGCTGATCACCGCCCGCAACTATCTGGTGACGGGTCAATCGGCTGCGACGCTGGTGTCCACCGGCAATCTGTTCCTGGTCAACCCCGCGACCGGCGCCGCCATTGCGGGCTCCGGGGGCTTCCTGCCCTCGCCCGCGGCCAGCCGTCAGATCTCGCAGATCGTCACAGCCAGCAACAACCGGGTCTATGTGATGGGCACTGCGGGCCCCGGCCGCTTCGGCCACAACCAAGTTGTGATCGCGCGCTTCAGCGACGGCCGGCGAACGGTCACGGTCAGTACGCTGGGAGGCGGCGGCACCGTGTCGAGTTCACCCTCGGGCATCAACGCCTGCGGTGGGCCCGGCGGCGTCTGCAGTGCGGGCTTTCTGCCGGGCACGAGCGTCAGCCTGACGGCGATTCCACAGCCGTCGCATCGCTTCGCGAGCTGGAGCGGTGGCCTGGCGGGCTGCGGCACCAACCCGCTGTGCACCTTCACGGTCAGCGCTGATGTCAGCGGCGAGGCCCTGTTCGTGGCGACCAGCAGCGTCAGCATCGCGCGGGTGGGGCAGGGCGGGGTCAGCAGCGATCCCGTGGGCCTTGTCTGCGGTCTCACCGCCGGCAGCGGCTGCAGCGGCAGCTTCGATCGCGACCCGGGCTTCGGCAATCAGACGCGCTTCACCGCCACGCCCGCACCCGGCTGGCGCTTCCTGGGCCGGAGCGGCGACTTCGCGGGCTGCGGCAGCAACCCGGTGTGCAGCCAAGTGCTGAACCAGCCGGGCTACAGCGCGACGGCGAGCTTCGAAGCCCTGAGCGAGAACGTTTTTGCGAACGGCTTCGAGCCTTGAGGGCGGGGGCGATCGCGCTGCCGATGCAGCCGTGACGTGTGTGTGCTGTTGGACCGTCCTGTTCCAACTGCTTGTCGAAAAACGCCCTTCCTGGGAGTTTTTCGAGTCGGCGGTCCGGCGCAGGTCCGTACCGCCTCACGACAAATCCATCGATCGCGAGTCCGGCACATGTCCGGACTCGCTTGCGCTGGATCAAGCACTCGCGTGCTCGATCCGCGGGCGCGCTCTCCATGGCGCGCGGCAAAGCTGATTTCTTCAGCGTTGCCTTGGCGTCTGCGAGAGCGATACGTCTGCTGCGGTCGCCCCAGCAGGCTCTCGGCGCCCGGCCCATCCCGCACAATCGTTGGCCCAGCGAGGCGAGTCGACGATTCCATGCATCAGGCCACCTTCGTACTGTCGACCGGCCGCTGCGGCACGCAGTGGCTTGCCGAAGCGCTCGGGCGGGTTTTTGAAGGACCCATCCGGGTCGAGCACGAGCCGCTGCACCTGGGCTACCGGCCGCGCGAGCGCCTGGGGGGCGCAACGCCGCCGGAGGCGGTGCAGCGGCATCTCGATTCGATCGACGCAGAGCTCGCGTATCGGCCCTATCTGGAATGCGGACACCCGTGCTGGAGTGCGCTGCCCTGGATCGCGCAGCGGCTGCCCGGGCGTGTGCGCGTCCTCCATCTCGTGCGGCATCCGCTGCCAACGGCGCTGTCCTGGCTCACGCATCAGGCCTACCAGCCGCCGCTGCTGCCGCATCTGCCCGAGAAGGTGCTGCTGTCGCCCTTCGATGCCGGCGTGCGCTTCCCGGACTACCGTGCGCGCTGGCCGGCGCTGACGCCCTTCGAGAAGAGCCTCTACTACTGGCTGGAGGTGAATGCGTTCGCGCTCGCGCTGGAAGCTGAGGGCGCTCTGCCTTGGCTGCGTCTGCGCTTCGAGGACCTGTTCGCGGCCGGGGGGCTGCACTCCCTGCTTGGATTTCTCGGCCTGCCGCGGGACCCGCGGCTTGAGGCGCTGCGCGCGCAGCGCATCGATCGTCACGCCTCGGTGCTGGCAGCGCCCGAGCGCCTCGCCGCGTGGGCCGAACACCCCGACGTCGTCGAACTCGCCCGAACCCTGGGCTACGCGATGGAGGGTCCGGAGGCGTCGGCTCTGCTGCAGCGCTACCTGCCGCAGCTGGGCGACGGAACGGGGCGCTGACGCTGCCTCAGCCGGGCAGCGGAGCGCCCGCCGCGTCGTAGCGCTGGTCCGTCTGCATGCGCACGCCGCGCAGCCTGGCCGTCTTTAGATGGCCGGCATGGCGGTGCTCGGCGAAGTAGCCGATCAGGATCGAGCGCCGCCGCGCGCCGCTGTGGTTGAGGCTGGCGGCGTGCAGGAGGTCGGCGTCGAACACCAGCACATCGCCCGCGCGACCTTCGATGAACTGGGCCCGCGCTTCCTCTTCGGCATCGGCGGGCGCGCTGTTGCTGGCGGGGCGGTGGCTGGCCGGCACCAGGCGGGTGGCGCCGTTGTCCGGCCCGAAATCATCGAAGAAGGCCAGCGCACCGACCGTGTCGCCGGGCCGTTGCTCCGACAGATCGCGGTGCAGGCCCTGATAGCCGCCGCCCGCCAGGGGCTCGCGGCCTTCCACCTGGGCGACAAAGAACGGGCCGCCGATCAGCGCGCCGGCGGTCTGCAGCAACACAGGCAGGCGGCACACGGCCTGGATGAGCGGTTCCAGATCCAGCTGGGCGTGCCGCCAGTCCGGTCCGCGCGGCACCGGCCAGGCGTGCGAAGGCAGCACGCTGGCGTCGAAGAGGGCGCGCAGTGCGTCCAGCCAGTCGGCGGGAATGGCGCCGCGCAGCAGGGCGTAGCCGTCGGAGTGAAGGGCGTCGAGCGGATGAGGCATGGCGGCAGTGCGGGGGTTCGGGCGGGAACGCGGGGCGATAGGGTGGCCCAGCTTGGGGGCGCCTGTCCCGGGTGTTCGCGCCGACGGCCCCGAAGCCGCCCGTCCGCGGCGCTTGCTGCACCTGGGTTGGCCGCACGGCGCGCTTCTCGCTGGGCTCAAGGAGTGCGAGCATTCGCACGCGAACCCGGTCGAGGGGACCGGTGGATGTGAAAGGGGTGACCATGAATTTCTGGATGCGTGCGCGCGCCAAGCGCTGGGCGGTGGGTGCGGTGATGTTCGGCTTGGCGCTGGGCAGCGCCTCGCAAGGGCTTGCGGCCGATTCACCGGGGGCGGCAGACGCCCGCGAAGAGGCCCGCAAATCGGCCGTCGAGGCTGCGGAGTCGGGCCGCTACATCGTGGTGCTGAAGGAGCACGCGCTGGCCAGCTACCGCGGCGGCAAGCCCGGCTTGGCGGCGCCCGAGCGGGCCGCGGGCTCCGAGCGTCTGAACGCGCGCGGCCCCGCCGCGCAGGCCTATGTCGGCTATCTGCGCGAACAGCAGCGGGCCTTCGAGTCGCGTGTGAGCGGAGTGCTCGGCCGCGCCCCGCAGGTGTCGATGCGCATGCAGCACGCGATCAATGCGCTGGTGATGGAGCTGTCCGCCGAGGACGCCGCGCGCGTCGCCGCCTTGCCCGAGGTGCTGCTGCTCAGCCCCGAGCGCCTGCTCGAACTGCATACCGACGTCGGCCCGGCCCTGATCGGCGCCGAGCCGATCTGGAACGGCACCAATCCGGGATCCAGTGGTCCGGCCCAGGGCGAGGGCAGGGTGATCGCGG contains the following coding sequences:
- a CDS encoding patatin-like phospholipase family protein, whose translation is MSGQGSADETGNGPQDSLGTPQPEPPSLEQGDGSDPGDLRALCFSGGGIRSATFNLGVLQELARNGGLKRFDYLSTVSGGGYIGAWFMAQIARARHKLGDERAAEAAVIASLARADEAGEPPTGRGPEEEVNVPLALKWLRDYSNYLSPTWGLSKDALSLVSIYLRNLAIHWMILLPVLIAVLLVPRLVHWVLHDPSQHVDWLLWAVVGSTLLIAAFSTNGPPAKGEVRSRRINLVWHVVCFILPLLVMPIGLTALVSTRDGLVALGGALEVISLGLFPSTVFEDGFERAGLNPAGVLSPAAGFAYAGAVLYVCGSLLLVLARSLPWILGKDGDWRFPTPKGFKFKPSMTVGKNFEEWRKSLPLRLPLAIASGALIGAFCGFAATISAVTAPFWSTHAELRTALLPVLFVFAIWLGSVLRVAIATRRSNELAREWWARATGATLIGLLLWVALALVVLWLPLFLLELPQLRTGWAAGAAGLGGFLFAAVTAAVGFWSKHGASIAEHAERWRDRLGKRLTEIAALLTLLGASLVLNLLVGSVAFQFTENGDVSKSSAQIYACASSARADILGTELVARQAISCRLGEVLLSEMHARGFPESDIVGARNRFAACCLASSAGKPSSGDTSICPTNEGESGSIDVIETDWRSAGSSVLDMPCPLQTPPEALTTSCGAKAGAPTCETPKPPAVYLAAALPWSLQMAVEYRWGLEHTDALSLVLCLLVLIVLSVLTAFLTGANTYSLQAMYANRLVRAYLGASNFGRREVDPQLRFDDSDDMPLSHLRGARPKLVINAALNHTQAEAHVLAWQQRKASSFTFDPNAAEFEALAPATLGQAISISGAAVSPSMGYHSSPAVSAVLALFNLRLGRWVPRPHAPETSEHENWWRRFKGVLRCLIDPWCLLLKEFLSKVGSRGRFIYLSDGGHFENLGIYSMLQRRCRYILAVDAGADLGYEFADLDNLIRKARVDLGVEIEISNAENCIQWIREGRLRYLHVRIRYPKDSDPARVGPSEGELVLLKPVLCGDEPFDVRRYAETVAKRSSRFPQQSTADQFFDESQFESYRILGRHTVQKVFGADGDWPSSPVRPVGGPYAPLATRQSEIGMGGAATGSGGAGLFSGAMDAVNSLGSVGQAAVLASAIGVVGVTGMVTLQNTTLSIDQASLEQLRDVRMRLDEESVRQLQNLNWKVDLNEGAKVSLGASGFGAELTEQLKKVRWAEVLAPQEWKDLREALRAVVNEITLKVQAADDLPLPVRLTNPGTASVDPQLLERLQAITNALIEAATSVDTSTRNLDEALEQLHLAVDELMRAVEAGNPVQILGTLRQINTALSGIESRVEEISPRNTVRATR
- a CDS encoding slipin family protein, which encodes MLMIRKVVIGDAERGLVYRNRRFERVLGPGVHRLRAWFDEVEVRLFDITQPEYAGKDVDTLIAALGERVSETFLLADIGSQELGLVLKHGKLQDVLQPGTRKLYWKGLVPIEVQRIAVAESSEIDVATAQRLRQIGLLDKVAVSVTVPSEHAGLLFVDGKLARVLSPGAASFWNLQKNVVAEVIDLRVQAVEVSGQELLTRDKVSLRVNLGASVRVTDPVAARTKVAKYADFLYRELQFGLRQAVSSKSLDELLGDKASLDADIFGYVRARVAALGLEVLGVGVKDVILPGDMKEILNSVVQAEKAAQANVIRRREEANATRSLLNSAKLMKESPVLMRLKELEALEKITDKIDKLTVFGGLDGVLKQLVTLK
- a CDS encoding phytanoyl-CoA dioxygenase family protein → MPHPLDALHSDGYALLRGAIPADWLDALRALFDASVLPSHAWPVPRGPDWRHAQLDLEPLIQAVCRLPVLLQTAGALIGGPFFVAQVEGREPLAGGGYQGLHRDLSEQRPGDTVGALAFFDDFGPDNGATRLVPASHRPASNSAPADAEEEARAQFIEGRAGDVLVFDADLLHAASLNHSGARRRSILIGYFAEHRHAGHLKTARLRGVRMQTDQRYDAAGAPLPG